A part of Pristiophorus japonicus isolate sPriJap1 chromosome 15, sPriJap1.hap1, whole genome shotgun sequence genomic DNA contains:
- the LOC139280959 gene encoding salivary gland specific protein SAGSIN1 → MAGLPLAALRFTGPAVRSYGIFSKGLTRTLITFFDLAWRLRLRFPYLYLIASMMLNVRLQVHIEIH, encoded by the coding sequence ATGGCGGGCCTGCCCCTCGCGGCGCTCAGGTTCACCGGGCCGGCCGTCCGCTCGTACGGCATCTTCTCCAAGGGGCTGACCCGGACTCTGATCACCTtcttcgacctggcctggagactcCGCCTCCGCTTCCCCTACCTCTACCTGATCGCCTCCATGATGCTCAACGTCCGCCTGCAG